Below is a window of Aeromonas veronii DNA.
CGAACCAGACGGTGCCTACCGGCTTGCCCTCGGTAGCGCCGCCGGGGCCGGCGATGCCGCTGATGGCCACACTGATGGCGGCCGACGAGTGGGCCAGCGCGCCGCGGGCCATCTCCAGCACCACAGCTTCGCTCACTGCGCCGTGCTGCTCCAGGCTCTCGCTGCTCACCCCCAGCATCTGCTGCTTGGCCTCGTTGGTGTAGGTGACAAACCCGCGATCGAACCAGCCGGAGCTGCCCGCAATGTCGGTGATGGCGCTGGCCACCCCGCCACCAGTACAGGATTCGGCGGTCGCCGCCCGCCAGCCCCGCTGACCGAGGGCCCGTCCCAGCTCGATGGCAAGGTGCTCTATCTCTGCATCCAGTTTCATCACGACGCCTTCTGAATCCGCTCAAGAGGCACATTATGCGATCCCGCTACCGCCGCCCGCAACCTCAGCAGACCGCCACGGCCAGCGCGCTTGCCTGCTGCAATGAGGTGTCGCACCGGTGCCATACTTCAATACTGCAGAGCCGCCGCGCCCGGCACACCACCGCCCCGGGACAGTGGGACGACATAACCCGATCGAATCCCAATCGGCGCAACAGGGATCCGCCACTCGGGGGCTCCATATCCAATGATGGGGGCCTAGGTTGCGGCAGTGGGGGCTTCTCGGCACCTAGCTGAAAGCCTTGCGGGACAACGGTTGGACACTCGGCGGGCCTGTAACGGCGCGGGCTGGTGGCCTGAGGGGGTACTTTTTACCCCCATCTGGACTGATACCCCCAGATGTACCCCCGGCAATGGGGGTATGTCATGAGGCTATGTGATACGACAGGAAATAACAAAAAACCCGCAGAGCCTTAAGCTATGCGGGTTTCAGGTCTGCCGTGATACGGCATGAAACTGTAATATGGTGCCCGGGGTCGGACTCGAACCGACACGGTTATTCACCGGCGGATTTTGAATCCGCTGCGTCTACCGATTTCGCCACCCGGGCAACTGCGAGGGATTATACGAATGGCGCGAGGCCATGCAAGGTGTTTTTCGATTGAACACGCCCGTTTGCTCATTTATTCAACGCCTTGCCGATGCGGGGCCAGTTACATAGAATGCCGCCATCATCTTAATGGAATAAAAACGATGGCCAAGCCTAAAAAAGTCCAACAAAAATCCCCCTCTCCCGCCACTCAGCCATACCCGTCAGCGGGGCTGCTGCGTCGCCTCGGCGCCCTGATCTATGATGCACTGGTCGTAACCTCGCTGCTGATCATCGCTGGCTTTATCGGCATGGGTGTCGCCAAGCTGCTGCTGGTCACCGGCATGGCCAGCGCGCCGGCGGGCGAAGATGCCGTCTGGTTGCTGACAAGCCACCCCCTGAGCCTGATCTATACCCTGTGGC
It encodes the following:
- the pncC gene encoding nicotinamide-nucleotide amidase; protein product: MKLDAEIEHLAIELGRALGQRGWRAATAESCTGGGVASAITDIAGSSGWFDRGFVTYTNEAKQQMLGVSSESLEQHGAVSEAVVLEMARGALAHSSAAISVAISGIAGPGGATEGKPVGTVWFAWADHNGRHHSLLARFDGDRRQVRQQAVRQALSGLLVLLR